One Aegilops tauschii subsp. strangulata cultivar AL8/78 chromosome 7, Aet v6.0, whole genome shotgun sequence genomic window carries:
- the LOC109744732 gene encoding protein SMAX1-like, with product MRADLSTIQQTLTPEAAAALARAMDEAARRRHVSTTPLHVAAALLAAPAGLLRQACARAVAAGGVAAASGGAGAHPLHCRALELCFSVALDRLPAFAGGAIGGGAAAPPVSNALVAALKRAQAQQRRGCPEAAQQPLLAVKVELEQLVLSILDDPSVSRVMREASFSSSAVKNTIEQSLTSPSPSSSTAASSPVPTPTPFSPSPSSLLRVGTANAYINPRLAAAAAGASCGDDARKVLDVMLKPARRNPVIVGDSGPDVVLKEAIRIIPTASSAALAAAKILHLEAELTKLAGDKVAMAERIGKLGAVVERLVGEHGGVVLDLGDLKWMVEGPAASSSEGGKAAIAEMGRLLRRFGRGEVWAVATAACATYLRCKIYYPGMEDEWDLQAMPIARSTPLAGAALRPGSSGSLSNSVGMLSPMLRPLPVTPTPLRWPPGGGHTQMVKPAMCMLCKGGYESELTKLAAERTAVSVPEAANPSLPHWLQRTNDQNQSKAQELKWKRSTDELEKKWRETCAHIHLTHAGAPALSVPLASSRTCPRVEVKLPIARGAAIQTLKMNTNRDKPASSPIVDLRKSPPGSPVKTDLMLGRLDPAINPTMDKERKENYEGLTALQKAKIAGISDIDSFKRLIKGLTEKVSWQSDAASAIAAAVVQCLSGSEKRRTLRTRGDMWLMFVGSDKAGKRKMVNALSELMANTRPVIVNFGGDSELGRAKNDGLNMGLWGKTALDRVTEAVRQNPFSVIVLECIDQLDIVVRGKIKRAMETGRLPDSRGREVSLGNVIFVLTTNWVPDELKGPDVESLLQGELRMLEMAGSSWQLELSIGDKQAKHRADWLCDDVRPAKVAKELSSSHGLSLDLNLAVGALDDTESSHNSSDVSVEQEQEKGQLAVLCSTPAPDCDLLELVDDAIVFRPVDFNPFRKTIRDCISAKFELVIGSINSFRIDEDAIDHMVSSVWLTDERFEDWAGEVIMPSIERLWRNVKHDCARAVVRLALVADEALPRWGEGREGLPATVTIAIDGM from the exons ATGAGGGCGGATCTCAGCACCATCCAGCAGACGCTCACGccagaggcggcggcggcgctggcgcgAGCCATGGACGAAGCGGCTCGACGGAGGCACGTCTCCACCACGCCGCTCCACGTCGCCGCCGCGCTGCTCGCCGCGCCGGCTGGCCTGCTGCGCCAGGCCTGCGCGCGGGCCGTGGCCGCGGGAGGCGTTGCCGCTGCCTCTGGTGGCGCCGGCGCGCACCCGCTCCACTGCCGCGCTCTTGAGCTCTGTTTCTCCGTCGCGCTAGACAGGTTGCCTGCCTTTGCGGGGGGCGCGATTGGAGGCGGGGCCGCTGCTCCTCCCGTTTCCAACGCGCTCGTTGCGGCTCTCAAGCGCGCGCAGGCCCAGCAGCGGCGGGGCTGCCCTGAGGCGGCACAGCAGCCGCTCCTCGCCGTTAAGGTGGAGCTCGAGCAGCTCGTGCTCTCCATCCTCGACGACCCTTCGGTCAGCCGCGTCATGCGCGAGGCGTCCTTCTCATCTTCTGCCGTGAAGAACACCATCGAACAGTCTCTCACCTCACCCTCCCCGTCGTCTTCCACCGCAGCGTCTAGTCCTGTACCGACGCCAACCCCCTTCTCCCCATCCCCTTCCTCTCTTCTGCGCGTCGGCACCGCCAACGCATACATCAACCCTCGTCTGGCGGCTGCGGCGGCTGGAGCCAGCTGCGGGGATGATGCGCGCAAGGTGCTTGACGTCATGCTCAAGCCAGCGCGCCGCAACCCGGTGATCGTCGGAGACTCCGGACCGGACGTGGTGCTGAAGGAGGCCATTCGAATAATCCCAACGGCCAGCTCCGCTGCCCTCGCTGCAGCCAAGATCCTGCATCTGGAGGCGGAACTCACCAAGcttgctggtgacaaggtggcgATGGCGGAGAGGATTGGGAAGCTGGGCGCCGTAGTCGAGAGGCTCGTCGGCGAGCATGGCGGGGTGGTTCTTGACCTCGGGGACCTGAAGTGGATGGTGGAAGGCCCTGCCGCGTCGTCGTCTGAGGGGGGCAAGGCGGCCATTGCCGAGATGGGGCGTCTGCTCAGGCGTTTCGGGCGCGGTGAAGTGTGGGCCGTGGCCACTGCAGCGTGCGCCACGTACCTTAGGTGTAAGATCTATTACCCAGGGATGGAGGATGAATGGGATCTCCAAGCCATGCCGATTGCCCGCAGCACACCGCTTGCTGGAGCTGCTCTGAG GCCTGGAAGCAGTGGAAGTCTCAGCAACTCGGTGGGGATGTTATCACCAATGCTCCGGCCTTTGCCGGTGACACCAACACCTCTCAGATGGCCGCCAGGGGGTGGCCATACTCAGATGGTGAAGCCAGCCATGTGCATGCTCTGCAAGGGTGGTTATGAGAGTGAGCTCACCAAACTTGCAGCGGAGCGGACGGCAGTATCCGTCCCTGAGGCTGCTAACCCTAGTTTGCCGCACTGGCTGCAGCGGACCAATGATCAAAATCAG TCTAAGGCACAAGAGTTGAAATGGAAAAGGAGCACAGATGAGCTTGAGAAGAAATGGCGTGAGACCTGTGCCCATATCCACTTGACCCATGCTGGAGCGCCAGCACTCTCCGTGCCATTGGCCTCGTCCAGAACATGTCCACGTGTTGAGGTCAAATTGCCTATTGCAAGGGGTGCTGCTATTCAGACTCTTAAGATGAACACTAACCGGGATAAGCCAGCATCCAGCCCGATAGTTGACCTCCGCAAGAGCCCACCAGGAAGCCCAGTGAAAACTGATCTTATGCTTGGTCGCTTGGACCCTGCCATCAATCCTACTATGGATAAAGAGCGGAAGGAAAATTATGAAGGGCTAACTGCCCTGCAGAAGGCTAAGATAGCTGGAATTTCAGATATTGATTCCTTCAAAAGGCTCATCAAGGGGCTGACAGAGAAGGTTAGCTGGCAGTCTGATGCCGCCTCAGCCATTGCTGCTGCTGTTGTACAATGCCTATCTGGAAGCGAGAAGCGTCGGACCCTTCGAACAAGAGGTGACATGTGGCTCATGTTTGTTGGCTCTGACAAGGCAGGTAAGCGGAAAATGGTGAACGCGTTGTCTGAGCTGATGGCAAACACGAGACCAGTAATTGTGAACTTTGGTGGTGACTCCGAATTGGGAAGGGCTAAGAATGATGGACTGAACATGGGTCTCTGGGGGAAAACTGCACTTGATCGGGTCACTGAGGCAGTTCGGCAGAACCCATTCTCAGTTATTGTTCTGGAATGCATTGATCAATTGGACATAGTTGTTCGTGGAAAGATCAAGCGGGCAATGGAGACTGGTCGTCTGCCTGACTCTCGTGGCCGTGAGGTCAGCCTTGGCAATGTCATCTTTGTTCTTACCACCAATTGGGTACCTGATGAACTTAAAGGGCCGGACGTTGAGTCTTTACTACAAGGTGAACTAAGAATGTTGGAGATGGCAGGCTCTAGTTGGCAGCTTGAGCTCTCGATTGGGGACAAGCAGGCCAAGCACCGAGCAGATTGGCTATGTGATGATGTTCGCCCTGCAAAGGTAGCAAAAGAATTGTCCAGTAGCCATGGTTTGTCGCTTGACCTCAATTTGGCAGTTGGTGCCTTGGATGACACCGAGAGTTCACATAATTCTAGTGATGTCTCAGTGGAGCAAGAGCAAGAGAAAGGGCAGCTTGCAGTACTGTGTTCGACGCCTGCCCCTGACTGCGATCTATTGGAACTCGTTGACGATGCCATTGTGTTTCGACCAGTTGACTTTAATCCATTTCGGAAGACTATTAGAGATTGCATATCAGCAAAATTTGAATTGGTCATTGGGAGCATCAATTCATTCAGAATCGATgaagatgccattgaccatatgGTTAGCAGTGTCTGGCTCACTGATGAGAGGTTCGAGGACTGGGCCGGAGAAGTAATTATGCCAAGCATTGAACGATTGTGGCGCAACGTGAAGCATGATTGCGCTCGTGCTGTCGTCCGCCTCGCATTAGTTGCGGACGAGGCGTTGCCAAGGTGGGGTGAGGGAAGGGAAGGGCTACCAGCGACCGTAACGATTGCCATCGATGGAATGTAG